A stretch of DNA from Bacillota bacterium:
GGGGCCCAGCACCGAACCCAGGTATATAAACGAATTGAGGACCCCGAAGGCCCGGCCCCGGGATTCCCGGCCCACGCTGCGGGCGATGAGGGTGTTGCCGGCTACGGTGACACCCGCGTTCCCCAGCCCGAAGAAGAAGCGGAGCACACCCAGGCCCGCGGGCCCGTGGGGCAGGGCCTGCAGGGCGCTGAACAGGGCGGATACCAGCAGGCTGAGCAAGAGCAGCGTGCGGTACCGCAGCCAGCCCAGTCGCACCGCCAGGGGTGAGCCCACCACGGTGGCGATCCCCACCACCGAGAACACGATTCCGGTCACCACCTCGGCCCGCTCGGGCACCATGGCCTCGATCCACAGGGGCAGGGTGGGCTGGGTGACCAGCACAGCCGCCTGGGCCAGCCCCAGCACCGTGAACAGCACCCGCAGGGAGGGCTCGGCCAGGGCACCCCGCACGTCTCCCATGATACTGGAAGCCACCCGGCAGGAGGGCCTCTCTTCGCGCACAGCGATCACCGGAAAGAGGGTGGCCAGCACGAGGAGGAAAGCGGTCACCACCATGCTGGTGCGAATGCCCACCAGCTCGGCCATGATGCCGCCCAGGAGGGGTCCGGTGATGCCGCCCGCCGCGCCGATGGCCTGCACCACCCCCAGCGAAAGGGCCAGCTGCTCTTCGGGACACGTGCAGGAGACCAGCATGACGGCGGCCGGGATGAACCCCGAGACCAGCCCGTTGGCCAGACGGACGACCAGGAGCTGTATGGGATCGGTCACCAGGGCCGTGAGCAGGTACGTGATGGCCATCCCCACGCCGGCCCGCACGATCATGGGTCTCTTCCCATACCGGTCGGCCAGAGACCCCCACACCGGGGCCATCACCCCAGCGGCCAGGAAGGTCACGGAATACGCCAGGCCGGACCACAGGGAGGTGCCGTTCCTGACCCCCAGCTCCCGCAGGAACATGGGCAGAAAGGGGATGACCAGGGAAAAGGCCACCTGGGCCAGGAAGACGCCCCCCGCCACCAGGATGAGGCTGCGGCGCCAGGCCCGGGGGGTCATGCCCGGGCCGGGCAGGTTCGGGGCGGGTGCCGTCACGCCCACCGAAAATCTTCCACTTCGGGGTAACGGGAGAGGGCTACCTTCATGGTCCGGCAGATGCGGTCCAGGCCCGCGGGGGTGGTGGCCTCGCAGCGGGCCACCAGGGCGGGCTGGGTGTTGGAAGCCCGCACCAGTCCCCAGCCGTCCGGGAAGATGACCCGGGCCCCGTCCACGTCTATGACCTGGTGGGTCTGCCGAAAGCGCTCCACCAGGTCGCTTACCACGCCGAACTTGGCCGCGTCCGGACAGGGGATGCGCGTTTCGGCAGTGCAGCAGTACCGGGGTACGTCCGCCAGCAACTCGTGCAGGGCCCGATCGCTGCGGGAAAGGATGCGCAGGAGCCTCCCGGTGGCGTAGAGGGCGTCATCGAACCCGAAGTACTCGTCGGCGAAGAACATGTGCCCGGACATCTCCCCGGTGAACACGGCCCCGATCTCCTTCATGCGCGCCTTGATGAGGGAGTGGCCCGTGCGGGAAAACACGGGCTTGCCCCCCAGCCGCTCGATCTCCTCCACCAGGGCCCGCGAGCACTTGACCTCTACCAGAGCCGTGGCCCCCGGATAGCGGGGAAGGATCTCGCGCCAGAACAGGATCATGAGCGTGTCGC
This window harbors:
- a CDS encoding MFS transporter, which codes for MGVTAPAPNLPGPGMTPRAWRRSLILVAGGVFLAQVAFSLVIPFLPMFLRELGVRNGTSLWSGLAYSVTFLAAGVMAPVWGSLADRYGKRPMIVRAGVGMAITYLLTALVTDPIQLLVVRLANGLVSGFIPAAVMLVSCTCPEEQLALSLGVVQAIGAAGGITGPLLGGIMAELVGIRTSMVVTAFLLVLATLFPVIAVREERPSCRVASSIMGDVRGALAEPSLRVLFTVLGLAQAAVLVTQPTLPLWIEAMVPERAEVVTGIVFSVVGIATVVGSPLAVRLGWLRYRTLLLLSLLVSALFSALQALPHGPAGLGVLRFFFGLGNAGVTVAGNTLIARSVGRESRGRAFGVLNSFIYLGSVLGPLVGGAVGQGMGLAAPFHAGGLLLGVCVLLLRSGWRHLVAEGGTGR